A segment of the Denticeps clupeoides chromosome 2, fDenClu1.1, whole genome shotgun sequence genome:
GAGAGGAGTTGGAGCTGGAGCGGGAACGGTGGCGACGGCGAACAGGGGAGCGGGAGCGCGACCTGCGGCGCACTGGTGAGCGTCGCCGTGGTGACCGCGACCTGAGgggaagacaaaaaagaaaaagaatttaGATCACTTAACGCTGAACCTGGCAACAGATACACCAGATAAGCCAATCAGGCAACAGACCTCCTCCTCATGCGTGGCGGGGTACGACGCCACATGGGAGGGGGCGGGGGCATCCGGCGGGGCGGAGTGAGGCGGCGAGGGGGCGGGCGCACCCTAGGGGCCAGTACAGCGGTGGCGGTGATCTCCTGACCGTCAATCTGACCTGCAGACGTGGACACGCGAAGCACATGACTCAGCCACGCCGGCTCTGCTCTGAGATTTAGGTGATGTCTTGTCCAGCTCACCTCCATCCATGTGTCTGAGGGCCTTCTCGGCCTCGTCCGGTGTCTCAAACTCCACGTAGGCATAACCCTTGGAGAGGTGCGGGTGTAGTCGGTCAACTGGCATgtcaatcatttttatttttccgtAGGTTGAAAAGATCTCCTGGATGTGTTCCTTGAGGGCCACAGTGAAGTTGGGTGTTTACACGACTTTCCAGACATTTCAAAAGACACAACCTACTTGTGTAGACTCACTTTAATGACATTCCTGGTCAGGCGGCCCAGGTAAACCTTGGTGGGACGAGGGCTGGGGCTCCTGCGACGTCGCTCCTTCTCGTCTTTTTTCACCGACTTGGACCTGCACGCATCCAATGCAACAGCATAACATCTCAATTAATTATATCCGTCAATTATGCCCACGAGTTGCTGTCGTATATACTTAATGACCAATGATTATGATCGGCTGCCCACTCCCCTCCCTGGACTCCATTGCCAGCTCTAGACGTCTCTCAAAAGCCAGGGCA
Coding sequences within it:
- the LOC114784677 gene encoding RNA-binding protein with serine-rich domain 1-like, producing the protein MAPSPTKRKDRSEDKAKERGKEKPAAKDGAEKDRNREKSRKRRSASSGSSSSSSSSSSGSSSSSGSSSSSASSRSGSSSSRSSSSSSSSGSPSPSRHRHDNRRRSRSKSKSVKKDEKERRRRSPSPRPTKVYLGRLTRNVIKEHIQEIFSTYGKIKMIDMPVDRLHPHLSKGYAYVEFETPDEAEKALRHMDGGQIDGQEITATAVLAPRVRPPPRRLTPPRRMPPPPPMWRRTPPRMRRRSRSPRRRSPVRRRSRSRSPVRRRHRSRSSSNSSR